A single genomic interval of Nitrososphaerales archaeon harbors:
- a CDS encoding protein translocase SEC61 complex subunit gamma has translation MGFRDFLKSVGAIFRLSHKSDREEYMLYLKLVSLGIAVVGVIGFLIKLVGNLFFG, from the coding sequence ATGGGGTTCAGAGATTTCCTGAAGTCAGTAGGCGCCATATTCAGGCTGTCCCACAAAAGCGACCGGGAGGAGTACATGCTCTACCTGAAGCTGGTCAGTCTAGGCATAGCAGTAGTCGGCGTCATTGGCTTCCTCATCAAACTCGTCGGCAACCTCTTCTTCGGGTGA
- a CDS encoding MGMT family protein: MTVSRFAKRVYELTSKVPAGKVTTYGAIARRMGKPKASRAVGGALRANPTPIVVPCHRVVRQDGGLAGYGGAKGIARKAELLRKEGVRVSDDRVDLSRFLFSDL, translated from the coding sequence TTGACTGTATCCAGGTTCGCGAAGAGAGTCTACGAGCTGACCTCCAAGGTGCCAGCGGGCAAGGTCACGACCTACGGCGCGATAGCCAGGAGGATGGGGAAGCCCAAGGCAAGCAGGGCGGTCGGGGGTGCACTTCGTGCCAACCCGACTCCTATCGTTGTGCCTTGCCACAGGGTCGTCAGGCAGGACGGCGGTCTGGCGGGATACGGAGGCGCGAAGGGAATCGCAAGGAAAGCGGAGTTGCTGAGGAAGGAGGGCGTGAGGGTCAGCGACGACCGCGTGGACCTCTCGCGGTTCCTCTTCAGTGACCTCTGA
- the argF gene encoding ornithine carbamoyltransferase, producing MKGKDFLTLAALTPADLKLILDLSERLKRRRTAGLGSRALKEKSIALLFEKPSTRTRVSFQVGISELGGSAISLGSNELQLGRGETVEDTAGVLSRYVHAIMARVNKHADLERLAAASSVPVINGLSELHHPVQILADLLALREHKGRLKRLKVAWVGDGNNVCNSWLQGAALSGIEFVAATPKGYEPSTEVMGVAEGLSKPTGAKLSVVEDPEVAARGADCVMTDTFVSMGFDQEKETRLNAFLPRYQVNLRLMSLAKKDAVFEHCLPAHRGEEVTADVIDGPHSIVFDEAENRLHTEKALLCFLMLGKRELSSLVRGH from the coding sequence GTGAAAGGTAAGGATTTCCTCACCCTTGCGGCGCTTACCCCAGCCGACCTCAAGCTCATCCTCGACCTCTCGGAGAGGCTCAAGAGGCGCAGGACAGCCGGGCTCGGCTCCCGCGCACTGAAAGAGAAGTCCATCGCGCTCCTATTCGAGAAGCCGAGCACGAGGACTCGTGTCAGCTTCCAGGTTGGAATCAGCGAGCTGGGAGGGTCAGCAATCAGCCTCGGCTCGAACGAGCTGCAGCTCGGGAGGGGAGAGACGGTAGAGGATACCGCGGGAGTCCTGTCCCGTTATGTCCACGCGATTATGGCCAGGGTCAACAAGCACGCCGACCTTGAGAGGCTCGCGGCTGCTTCGAGCGTACCCGTCATCAATGGCCTCAGCGAACTGCATCACCCGGTCCAGATACTCGCAGACCTTCTTGCGCTCAGGGAACACAAGGGGAGGCTGAAGAGGCTCAAGGTCGCCTGGGTTGGAGACGGGAACAACGTCTGCAACTCCTGGCTCCAGGGCGCAGCGTTGTCGGGAATCGAGTTCGTGGCGGCAACCCCGAAGGGATACGAGCCCTCGACGGAGGTCATGGGTGTTGCAGAAGGTCTTTCGAAGCCGACTGGGGCCAAGCTGAGCGTCGTCGAAGACCCGGAGGTCGCCGCAAGAGGAGCCGACTGCGTGATGACAGACACCTTCGTCTCCATGGGCTTCGACCAAGAGAAGGAGACGAGGCTGAACGCCTTCCTGCCGAGATACCAGGTCAACCTGCGCTTGATGTCGCTCGCGAAGAAGGACGCTGTCTTCGAGCACTGCCTTCCTGCCCACAGAGGCGAAGAGGTCACGGCAGACGTGATAGACGGTCCGCACTCAATCGTCTTCGATGAGGCGGAGAACAGACTTCATACCGAGAAGGCGTTACTCTGCTTCCTAATGCTTGGAAAGAGGGAGCTCTCGTCCCTCGTCAGAGGTCACTGA
- a CDS encoding 50S ribosomal protein L1: protein MLSNQQLAELVKKGKEQSKERKFPQSIEVVLTLKEVDPKKTDLNINETVHLPHPTSKQATICFIGTGDMAIRAKNAKVDAVIDPSQLENYAGSKKDAKKLARTYDFFLADTALMPRIGRILGQSLGPKGKIPTPVPPNAPVEAIIQRMRTAIRVRSRGSLGVAAKVGEASHSDANLAENILAVVQAVVKKLPNGDRNIKTIMVKTTMGKPAKQAAE, encoded by the coding sequence TTGCTCTCAAATCAGCAGCTCGCAGAACTGGTCAAGAAGGGAAAGGAACAGTCAAAGGAGAGGAAGTTCCCCCAGTCCATAGAGGTAGTGCTGACTCTCAAGGAAGTCGACCCCAAGAAGACTGACCTGAACATCAACGAGACGGTCCACCTGCCCCATCCTACCTCGAAGCAGGCAACAATCTGCTTCATCGGCACCGGCGACATGGCCATCAGGGCGAAGAACGCAAAGGTAGATGCGGTAATCGACCCGTCCCAGCTGGAGAACTATGCGGGCAGCAAGAAGGACGCGAAGAAGCTCGCCAGGACCTACGACTTCTTCCTCGCGGACACTGCGCTCATGCCGCGAATAGGGAGGATTCTGGGCCAGTCCCTTGGCCCGAAGGGTAAGATACCGACGCCCGTCCCTCCGAACGCACCCGTCGAGGCGATAATCCAGAGGATGAGGACGGCAATCAGGGTCAGGAGCAGGGGTTCGCTTGGCGTCGCCGCGAAGGTGGGCGAGGCCAGCCACTCGGATGCCAACTTGGCGGAGAACATACTTGCTGTCGTGCAGGCGGTAGTGAAGAAGCTTCCGAACGGCGACAGGAACATCAAGACGATTATGGTCAAGACGACAATGGGCAAACCTGCCAAGCAGGCGGCCGAGTGA
- a CDS encoding transposase, translating into MQATKSATQPSRNDALDTLLGDCLTMTYNAVHYGRQNRITNRKGMKEFYRSLRETDLPSCYKVAAITRACAVLKSREKSEKRRVIVSHHQPLRRMICITSGFFISAKGRLFIPLKRDKYTDVQLNHHLQEKLAGTKVRSLTITPDSLSLCFSGKVEPIEVRIVYGVDRNEKNLTFGNRDGVVQIDMSETVRIKQTTREILGSFKRNDVRVGRKLASKYWKRATDRTNQMLHAAANLTIDLAAKSGAALAVEDLTGISRMYRKGNAPRPDYRFRLNSWPYRKVHRMLEYKATWKGVTLIPLTKAETYGSSMVHHACGERLRRPEKGDIVHRRMLWCQPCKTWVDRDANAAVVLSLRGLAWFASSLPRPGSRLQQVSVQAGEKGLAGEAMKGNPTKPVILRVDASKLACGPMVYNPSHASSS; encoded by the coding sequence TTGCAAGCGACCAAGTCCGCCACGCAGCCCAGCCGGAACGATGCTCTCGACACCCTCCTCGGTGACTGCCTGACCATGACCTACAACGCCGTCCATTACGGACGGCAGAATAGAATCACCAACAGGAAGGGAATGAAGGAGTTCTACCGTTCGCTCAGGGAGACAGACCTCCCCTCATGCTACAAGGTCGCTGCGATAACGAGGGCATGCGCAGTACTGAAGAGCAGAGAGAAGAGCGAGAAGAGGCGCGTGATAGTCAGCCATCATCAACCTCTCAGGCGGATGATCTGCATCACCTCTGGTTTCTTCATTTCAGCCAAGGGCAGGCTCTTCATACCCCTGAAGCGAGATAAGTATACAGACGTCCAGCTCAATCACCACCTCCAAGAGAAGCTCGCTGGCACGAAGGTCAGGAGCCTCACGATAACGCCTGACTCGCTTTCGCTCTGCTTTTCAGGGAAGGTCGAACCAATCGAAGTCCGTATTGTGTACGGCGTCGACAGGAACGAGAAGAACCTGACATTCGGGAACCGAGATGGGGTCGTGCAAATCGACATGTCCGAGACGGTGAGGATTAAGCAAACGACACGGGAGATACTAGGTTCGTTCAAGAGAAACGACGTGAGGGTGGGGAGGAAGCTGGCCTCGAAATACTGGAAGAGAGCTACCGACAGGACGAACCAGATGCTTCACGCCGCGGCGAACTTAACCATCGACCTCGCAGCTAAGAGCGGGGCGGCGCTCGCGGTGGAAGACCTCACCGGTATCAGCAGGATGTACCGGAAGGGGAACGCGCCGAGGCCCGATTACAGGTTCAGGTTGAACTCGTGGCCGTACAGAAAGGTACACCGAATGTTGGAGTACAAGGCCACATGGAAGGGCGTGACCTTGATTCCGCTTACAAAGGCTGAGACCTATGGATCCTCAATGGTGCACCACGCATGCGGGGAGAGGCTCCGCAGACCCGAGAAGGGCGATATCGTGCATCGGAGGATGCTCTGGTGTCAGCCGTGTAAGACATGGGTGGATAGGGACGCCAACGCGGCGGTAGTCCTGTCACTGAGGGGGCTGGCATGGTTCGCCAGTTCCCTTCCCCGGCCGGGCAGTCGCTTGCAACAAGTGTCTGTGCAAGCTGGTGAGAAAGGGCTGGCAGGTGAAGCAATGAAGGGGAACCCGACGAAGCCGGTAATCCTCAGAGTCGATGCCAGCAAGTTGGCTTGTGGCCCGATGGTTTACAATCCGTCGCATGCCTCGTCAAGTTGA
- a CDS encoding 50S ribosomal protein L11: MGDKKTISALVTGGEANAGPPLGPALGPLGVNVLGIVNEINKQTGDFKGMRVPVKIEVDQETKKFTITVGTPTTSALIVKEAAIPKGSSKPNLEFAGDLTVDKVVAIAKSKMAGSYSVSVRSAVREVVGSCVSMGVKVEGKDPREFMKEIDAGKWDSKLQ, from the coding sequence ATGGGAGACAAGAAGACCATTAGCGCCCTCGTGACCGGCGGAGAGGCGAACGCGGGACCGCCGCTGGGCCCGGCCCTAGGCCCTCTGGGTGTCAACGTCCTAGGCATCGTCAACGAGATCAACAAGCAGACGGGAGACTTCAAGGGGATGAGGGTGCCAGTCAAGATTGAGGTCGACCAGGAGACAAAGAAGTTCACGATAACCGTCGGCACTCCGACCACGTCTGCCCTTATAGTCAAGGAGGCTGCCATCCCGAAGGGTTCGTCCAAGCCAAACTTGGAGTTCGCTGGCGATCTGACCGTGGACAAGGTCGTCGCCATCGCGAAGAGCAAGATGGCGGGCTCCTACTCTGTGTCTGTCCGTTCGGCCGTGAGGGAGGTCGTCGGAAGCTGCGTCAGCATGGGAGTGAAGGTCGAAGGGAAGGACCCCAGGGAGTTCATGAAGGAGATTGACGCCGGCAAGTGGGACTCGAAGCTACAGTAG
- a CDS encoding 50S ribosomal protein L10: protein MSETVQVHKPNPKKEATVEKVAELAKKYPVLAITNLSKVRATQLMAIRKALRGNAEVFVVKNKLAERGLKKAGIKNADQLIGHLTGQNALIFSTYDPFKLFLTLDKNKVFLPARAGDVAPENIMVPAGNTSLPAGPVLSEFREAGIQTKIEAGSIWVNKDSVAVKKGAVITPKLASLLSKLNIKPIKAGVSIALAYESGLIYAGDLVAIDLEKYRQSLVQAYTSSRGLAIFIGYVTKETAPEIIAKAYREAMSLAVEAGFMTPETTPRILAKAEVEASALAAKAKEKGYK from the coding sequence ATGAGCGAAACCGTTCAAGTCCACAAGCCGAACCCGAAGAAGGAAGCCACGGTGGAGAAGGTAGCAGAGCTCGCCAAGAAGTATCCTGTACTCGCGATCACAAACCTCTCGAAGGTAAGGGCGACCCAGTTGATGGCGATCAGGAAAGCGCTCAGGGGCAACGCGGAGGTCTTCGTCGTGAAGAACAAGCTTGCAGAGAGGGGGCTGAAGAAGGCGGGCATCAAGAACGCCGACCAGCTCATCGGCCACCTGACGGGCCAGAACGCCCTCATCTTCTCGACCTACGACCCGTTCAAGCTCTTCCTCACTCTCGACAAGAACAAGGTCTTCCTCCCAGCTAGGGCAGGGGACGTTGCGCCTGAGAACATCATGGTCCCGGCTGGCAACACCAGCCTGCCTGCCGGTCCAGTGCTGAGCGAGTTCAGGGAGGCTGGGATTCAGACCAAGATCGAGGCAGGCAGCATCTGGGTCAACAAGGACTCGGTCGCAGTGAAGAAGGGCGCAGTGATAACGCCCAAGCTGGCCAGCCTTCTCTCCAAGCTGAACATCAAGCCGATCAAGGCTGGCGTCTCGATAGCCCTGGCGTACGAGAGCGGCCTGATCTACGCCGGCGACCTCGTGGCCATAGACCTGGAGAAGTACAGGCAGAGCCTGGTCCAGGCGTATACCTCTTCAAGGGGCTTGGCAATATTCATCGGATACGTAACAAAGGAGACGGCCCCGGAGATAATCGCGAAGGCCTACAGGGAGGCCATGAGCCTCGCGGTGGAAGCTGGCTTCATGACCCCGGAGACCACTCCGAGGATTCTCGCAAAGGCGGAGGTCGAGGCCTCAGCGCTCGCTGCGAAGGCAAAAGAGAAAGGGTACAAGTAA
- a CDS encoding transcription elongation factor Spt5 produces MSEQEQQRSNPIFPIKTTGGQERTVATFVAHRVVQKKIPIYSILALDTWKGYVLFESASSQAVDESIQGFKHVRGKIPGMMQYYEDIQKFLVTKSMVAELNEGDTVEIVAGPFKTMRAKISRLEKEKQEVTVVLLDTPYQMPITIEGGYLKLVERAKTELPK; encoded by the coding sequence ATGAGCGAACAAGAGCAGCAGCGGTCCAACCCAATCTTCCCAATCAAGACCACCGGCGGCCAGGAGAGGACTGTTGCCACCTTCGTCGCCCACAGGGTAGTCCAGAAGAAGATACCCATCTACTCGATCCTCGCCTTGGACACCTGGAAGGGTTACGTACTCTTCGAATCGGCTTCAAGCCAAGCGGTCGATGAGAGCATCCAGGGCTTCAAGCACGTGAGAGGGAAGATCCCAGGCATGATGCAGTACTACGAGGACATCCAGAAGTTCCTGGTGACGAAGTCAATGGTCGCGGAGTTGAACGAGGGAGACACAGTCGAGATAGTCGCCGGGCCGTTCAAGACGATGCGGGCGAAGATATCGCGGCTCGAGAAGGAGAAGCAGGAGGTCACGGTCGTGCTGCTGGACACGCCCTACCAGATGCCGATTACAATAGAAGGTGGGTACTTAAAATTGGTAGAGCGTGCGAAGACGGAACTCCCGAAGTGA
- a CDS encoding cupin domain-containing protein has product MQKGQKTEDEFLKAALWEDKPEAWHEIMKGVKRRVLTHSPVGMMVLYRIEPKSVFPLHSHPHAQFGVFLEGGGDFWVGDSVWRMKKGDSYYIPPGITHELRTDEKQLSVIIDFFTPERQDYHPETLPPDRG; this is encoded by the coding sequence ATGCAGAAGGGGCAGAAGACTGAGGACGAGTTCCTAAAGGCAGCGCTCTGGGAGGACAAGCCAGAGGCTTGGCATGAGATCATGAAGGGCGTCAAGAGGAGGGTGTTGACACACTCGCCTGTGGGGATGATGGTTCTCTATAGGATCGAGCCCAAGAGCGTCTTTCCGCTTCACTCCCACCCGCACGCTCAGTTCGGCGTCTTCCTCGAAGGAGGGGGAGACTTCTGGGTCGGAGATTCGGTCTGGCGGATGAAGAAGGGCGACTCTTACTACATCCCGCCGGGCATCACGCACGAGCTGAGGACAGACGAGAAGCAACTGAGTGTCATAATCGACTTCTTTACTCCGGAGAGGCAGGACTACCATCCGGAGACACTGCCCCCGGACCGCGGCTAG
- a CDS encoding zinc ribbon domain-containing protein has protein sequence MQRVILLQTEATSAKQKILSTFEEAATAEANRLLSERLKHRRFKDFWHGVGSESKRLTGFGSQVVCDLARGTWKKQIECERMDGVTVKFNVPRNCKTFKTRGFTFVELGLYPKKRIAVPIRKNRNWQRFSGLLGSGWACKTFGLTPDLQVAAHLYKADAVAPRRKNVLGVDVNSKCFAVSVLSPEGRVLRQLYLGKDIWERRRKMFERKSTLQSYADLGSRSATKKLRAAKAREHNFVKNRIGEVVRDVTTLALRHDAEVAIESLRRFSPKGKRFNRQVMRIPFYAFRRNLEQRCFDKGITLNTVDSWHTSKWCPHCGAVGRGHASDNYSLFRCKCGLVVNSDRKASLAIAAKSLLERGSSPNQITTFSLSGRRVPVNALLRPSPMAQSQMAVPLLTLERGKPASFSRG, from the coding sequence ATGCAGCGCGTCATCCTTCTTCAAACAGAAGCCACCTCCGCCAAGCAGAAGATCCTCTCCACGTTCGAGGAGGCTGCCACAGCCGAAGCCAATCGCCTCCTCTCCGAGCGGCTGAAGCATCGGAGATTCAAAGACTTCTGGCATGGTGTCGGTTCCGAGTCCAAGAGGCTCACCGGGTTCGGCAGCCAGGTCGTCTGCGACCTTGCCAGGGGCACCTGGAAGAAGCAGATAGAATGCGAAAGAATGGATGGCGTGACAGTGAAGTTCAACGTCCCCCGCAACTGCAAGACGTTCAAGACCAGAGGGTTCACCTTCGTCGAACTCGGTCTCTACCCCAAGAAGAGGATTGCTGTCCCGATCAGGAAGAACCGCAACTGGCAGCGTTTCTCCGGGCTGCTCGGTTCTGGCTGGGCGTGCAAGACCTTCGGGCTGACTCCTGACCTGCAGGTCGCGGCGCACCTCTACAAGGCCGACGCTGTGGCGCCCAGAAGGAAGAACGTCCTCGGAGTAGATGTCAACAGCAAGTGCTTTGCAGTGAGTGTGCTCTCTCCTGAAGGCAGGGTCTTGAGGCAGCTATATCTCGGCAAGGACATCTGGGAGAGGCGGAGGAAAATGTTCGAGCGCAAGAGCACACTCCAATCTTACGCCGACCTTGGCAGCCGTTCTGCCACGAAGAAACTCAGAGCGGCAAAGGCCAGGGAGCACAACTTCGTCAAGAACAGGATCGGCGAGGTTGTGAGAGACGTTACGACCCTCGCGCTCAGGCATGATGCTGAGGTCGCAATCGAGAGCCTCAGACGCTTCAGTCCCAAGGGGAAGCGGTTCAACCGCCAAGTGATGCGAATCCCCTTCTACGCTTTCAGACGGAACCTCGAACAGAGATGCTTCGACAAAGGTATCACGCTGAACACGGTCGATAGCTGGCACACGTCCAAGTGGTGTCCCCACTGCGGTGCAGTCGGGAGAGGGCATGCAAGTGACAACTATTCCCTGTTCAGATGCAAGTGCGGCCTCGTCGTCAACAGCGACAGGAAGGCCAGTCTGGCCATAGCCGCGAAATCCCTGCTGGAGCGAGGGAGTTCTCCCAACCAGATAACGACCTTCAGTCTTTCCGGCAGGAGAGTGCCCGTAAACGCGCTCCTCCGTCCGTCTCCGATGGCCCAGAGCCAAATGGCTGTGCCTCTGTTGACTCTGGAGAGGGGAAAGCCCGCGAGCTTCAGCCGTGGGTAG
- a CDS encoding cation transporter — protein MGAGYSYLSGLRPDTSPLGIVVAAGAVLIMPYLWLEKRRIGKETRCLPLSADAAESATCFLMSAALLGSLLAEFFLGLWWIDYVATALILTFVAKEAVEAVARAREGRGIPLPPDT, from the coding sequence TTGGGAGCAGGTTACTCCTACCTCTCAGGTCTCAGACCCGACACATCGCCGCTCGGAATCGTGGTGGCTGCCGGGGCTGTGCTCATCATGCCGTACCTCTGGCTAGAGAAGAGGAGGATAGGAAAGGAGACGAGATGCCTGCCACTGTCTGCAGACGCGGCGGAGTCGGCAACATGCTTCCTCATGTCAGCCGCCCTCCTTGGTAGCTTGCTCGCCGAGTTCTTCCTCGGGCTGTGGTGGATCGATTACGTCGCGACCGCGCTGATTCTCACCTTCGTGGCAAAGGAAGCAGTGGAGGCCGTAGCTAGAGCGAGGGAAGGACGCGGCATTCCCCTGCCACCTGACACGTGA
- a CDS encoding SDR family oxidoreductase, translating into MNQPSGLKGKRVLVTAASRGIGFGAAKAFLQEGSRVVINSSNGANLSAAEKQLRGLGEVHGVVADHMAESDLDRLVDETKKLLGGIDVLAYVAGPPPAGTFMEKDYRDWRAAADLLMVAPAHLARRVAALMIDSGTRGNMVFVSSFTIREPVLNLATSNVARGSMLGLVRSLARELGPKGIRVNGVIPGYIDTDRLRKVIDDSAARTKVSREQATAETVAQIPLGRLGTAEEMAAVITFLASDRASYVSGATVPVDGAYLHSVG; encoded by the coding sequence TTGAATCAGCCCTCCGGCCTCAAGGGTAAGCGCGTCCTGGTGACCGCGGCGAGCAGGGGAATCGGGTTCGGGGCCGCGAAGGCCTTCCTGCAGGAGGGTTCGAGAGTCGTAATCAACTCCTCAAATGGGGCCAACCTCTCCGCGGCCGAGAAGCAGCTCCGAGGGCTTGGCGAGGTCCACGGCGTCGTCGCAGACCACATGGCCGAATCCGACCTGGACAGGCTCGTCGACGAGACGAAGAAGCTTCTCGGCGGGATCGACGTCCTCGCCTACGTCGCGGGCCCCCCGCCCGCGGGGACCTTCATGGAGAAAGATTACCGGGACTGGAGGGCGGCAGCCGACCTCCTCATGGTCGCTCCCGCGCACCTAGCTCGAAGGGTGGCCGCGTTGATGATCGACTCGGGCACTCGGGGTAACATGGTCTTCGTCTCCTCCTTCACAATCAGGGAGCCTGTCCTCAACCTCGCGACGTCGAACGTGGCCAGGGGCAGCATGCTCGGGCTGGTGAGGAGCCTAGCCAGGGAGCTCGGACCGAAGGGCATACGCGTCAACGGCGTCATCCCGGGCTACATCGACACAGACAGACTAAGGAAGGTTATCGACGACAGCGCGGCAAGGACGAAGGTCTCTCGCGAGCAGGCAACGGCAGAGACTGTGGCGCAGATTCCCTTGGGCAGGCTCGGAACGGCCGAGGAGATGGCCGCTGTCATCACCTTCCTCGCTAGCGACAGGGCCTCCTACGTGTCAGGCGCGACAGTCCCCGTGGACGGGGCTTACCTCCACTCTGTGGGGTGA
- a CDS encoding aminotransferase class I/II-fold pyridoxal phosphate-dependent enzyme — MFLDRVANSPTLQMVNLVLQKQAAGERIVSLAIGEPSFNTPREIVDVAYEAMKAGEVHYTSSYGTAEVRGAIAKKVRKKNGINAEPANTIFLTTKFAVYASLMAVVRSGCEILMPDPGYFYSEPVILAGAKPRYYRLGADFSLNVDLIRKQINARTRAVIINTPSNPTARVFGRSELKELYDLCREKDVVIISDEAYEDLVYKGSHFSVGSLERKPSQVISLFSLSKSYAMTGWRAGYVVGSTRNVSRICKFLENTYTSYPPFIQKASAYALTNGDRFISGFHAELAKRKKLVEEGLEKIKGVEHYTADGASYLFPSYTARQKSIALSKRILQEQALAVLPGAAFGPHGERRLRISFAGAPETLEEGIDRLARFFSGLNP, encoded by the coding sequence GTGTTCCTCGACAGGGTGGCCAACTCCCCCACCCTCCAGATGGTCAACCTCGTCCTCCAGAAACAAGCAGCGGGCGAACGCATCGTCTCCCTTGCAATAGGGGAGCCCTCGTTTAACACACCCCGCGAGATCGTGGACGTAGCGTACGAGGCGATGAAGGCTGGCGAAGTGCACTACACATCTTCTTACGGAACTGCGGAGGTGAGGGGAGCCATAGCGAAGAAAGTCAGAAAGAAGAACGGGATAAACGCCGAGCCCGCGAACACCATCTTCCTCACAACCAAGTTCGCGGTCTACGCCTCGCTCATGGCGGTTGTGAGGAGCGGCTGCGAGATCCTCATGCCCGACCCTGGCTACTTCTACAGCGAACCTGTCATCTTGGCGGGAGCGAAGCCCAGGTATTATAGACTCGGCGCAGACTTTTCCCTGAACGTCGACCTGATCAGAAAGCAGATCAACGCGCGCACGCGTGCGGTCATCATCAACACTCCGTCCAACCCGACCGCGAGGGTCTTCGGGAGGAGCGAGCTCAAGGAGCTCTATGACCTCTGCAGGGAGAAGGACGTCGTGATAATCAGCGACGAGGCGTATGAAGACCTGGTCTACAAAGGAAGCCACTTCTCTGTCGGCTCACTCGAGAGGAAGCCTAGCCAGGTCATCTCGCTCTTCAGCCTCTCCAAGAGCTACGCGATGACAGGGTGGAGGGCAGGCTATGTTGTCGGGAGCACCAGGAACGTTTCGCGGATCTGCAAGTTCCTCGAGAACACCTACACTTCCTACCCACCATTCATCCAGAAAGCATCCGCCTACGCCCTGACCAACGGCGACCGCTTCATCTCCGGGTTCCACGCGGAGCTGGCGAAGAGAAAGAAGCTGGTGGAGGAGGGGCTCGAAAAGATCAAGGGAGTCGAGCACTACACGGCGGACGGCGCGTCCTACCTCTTCCCTAGCTACACTGCGCGGCAGAAGTCGATTGCGCTCTCCAAGAGGATACTTCAGGAGCAGGCCCTGGCCGTCCTCCCAGGGGCTGCCTTCGGACCGCACGGGGAGCGCCGGCTGAGAATCTCCTTCGCCGGTGCCCCAGAGACGCTGGAGGAAGGCATCGACAGGTTGGCACGCTTCTTCTCTGGCTTGAACCCCTAG
- the rpl12p gene encoding 50S ribosomal protein P1 yields the protein MEYVYAALLLHKLGKPVNEENLTNVVKASGTTPDAVKIKALASALSEVNIDEALKNAAAMAVAPAAAAAAGAPAAKAEEKPKEEEKKEEEALQGLASLFG from the coding sequence ATGGAATACGTCTATGCGGCTCTGCTGTTGCACAAGCTGGGTAAGCCAGTCAACGAGGAGAACCTCACGAACGTAGTGAAGGCCAGCGGGACGACCCCCGACGCGGTCAAGATCAAGGCTCTGGCCTCCGCTCTGAGCGAGGTCAACATCGACGAGGCTCTGAAGAACGCGGCTGCCATGGCGGTCGCGCCGGCAGCTGCGGCGGCAGCAGGAGCTCCTGCTGCGAAGGCAGAAGAGAAGCCAAAGGAAGAGGAGAAGAAGGAAGAGGAGGCCTTGCAGGGCCTCGCGTCGCTCTTCGGATAG